The following proteins are co-located in the Haloterrigena sp. KLK7 genome:
- the msrA gene encoding peptide-methionine (S)-S-oxide reductase MsrA, producing the protein MERATFGGGCFWCVEAAFKELEGVESVTSGYAGGHTEDPSYKAVCSGKTGHAEVVKIEYDPDAVAYEDLLEVFFTIHDPTTKDREGPDVGSQYRSAIYAHDDDQLETAEAFAEELENEGLYEGIVTEIEPLEAFYEAEEHHQDYFEKNPNDAYCTMHAAPKVEKVREKFAADVEGEGERTSA; encoded by the coding sequence ATGGAACGAGCCACGTTCGGCGGCGGATGTTTCTGGTGTGTCGAAGCGGCGTTCAAGGAGCTCGAGGGAGTCGAATCGGTCACCTCCGGCTACGCCGGTGGTCACACCGAGGACCCGAGCTACAAGGCGGTCTGTTCCGGGAAGACGGGCCACGCGGAAGTGGTGAAGATCGAGTACGATCCCGACGCGGTCGCCTACGAGGACCTGCTCGAGGTCTTCTTCACGATCCACGACCCGACCACGAAGGACCGCGAGGGGCCGGACGTCGGCAGCCAGTACCGGTCGGCGATCTACGCCCACGACGACGACCAGCTCGAGACCGCCGAGGCGTTCGCGGAGGAACTCGAGAACGAGGGGCTCTACGAGGGAATCGTCACCGAGATCGAGCCGCTGGAGGCGTTCTACGAGGCCGAGGAGCACCACCAGGACTACTTCGAGAAGAACCCCAACGACGCCTACTGCACGATGCACGCGGCCCCGAAGGTCGAGAAGGTCCGCGAGAAGTTCGCGGCGGACGTCGAGGGCGAGGGCGAACGGACGTCAGCCTGA
- a CDS encoding FAD-dependent oxidoreductase, producing the protein MTDVAVLGGGIGGLTAAHELAERGLEVTVFEATDRFGGKARSIPIDDGPAPLHGEHGFRFFPAFYRHVIDTMGRIPDGGGTVADNLVETEATLVASAAGPGRIAETRTPETVRGWLEALRPAFAEDLPADDVRFLLERLLYFLTACERRRTEEFDDVSWWEFIDAENRSQAFRDRLAYATQALVALRPQVGSARTIGAIYLQLLFGQLDPTRPTERVLNAPTSEAWIDPWVRHLESLGVEFRTNTPVARLESDGRRVTGAVVGSASDPEGAASERIEADDYVLAVPVDVAPKLLTPDLTRTAPALGRIERLDTAWMNGIQFYLTEDVALSRGHQVYADAPWALTSISQRQFWSESDYDLEDRADEVAGVLSVIASDWETPGVLYEKPARRCSREEIAAEIWEQLKTHLNGPEERLRDDMLVDWFLDPAIVETTVASPTQRDDGDAVVTGVENRSPLLINTVGSLRNRPPADVGVPNLALAGDYVRTNSDLASMESADEAGRRAANAVLERRGVRASPARIWDLEEPIVFDPLKREDRVRYRLGLPHPAAVTQSLRTATRGLVGGR; encoded by the coding sequence ATGACCGACGTTGCCGTACTCGGCGGCGGAATCGGCGGCCTCACCGCGGCCCACGAACTCGCCGAACGAGGGCTCGAGGTGACCGTCTTCGAGGCCACCGACCGCTTCGGCGGCAAGGCGCGATCGATCCCGATCGACGACGGGCCGGCGCCGTTGCACGGCGAACACGGCTTCCGATTCTTTCCGGCGTTCTACCGCCACGTGATCGACACGATGGGCCGCATTCCGGACGGCGGCGGCACCGTCGCGGACAACCTCGTCGAGACCGAAGCGACTCTCGTCGCGAGCGCGGCCGGACCGGGGCGGATCGCCGAGACCCGAACGCCGGAGACGGTGCGAGGCTGGCTCGAGGCGCTTCGACCGGCGTTCGCCGAGGACCTGCCCGCCGACGACGTCCGCTTTCTGCTCGAGCGGCTCCTGTACTTCCTGACCGCCTGCGAGCGGCGCCGAACGGAGGAGTTCGACGACGTCTCGTGGTGGGAGTTCATCGACGCCGAGAACCGCTCGCAGGCGTTTCGCGACCGACTCGCCTACGCGACGCAGGCGCTCGTCGCGTTGCGTCCGCAGGTCGGCAGCGCCAGGACGATCGGCGCGATCTACCTGCAGTTACTGTTCGGCCAACTCGACCCGACCCGTCCCACCGAGCGGGTGCTGAACGCGCCGACCAGCGAGGCCTGGATCGATCCGTGGGTTCGCCACCTCGAGTCGCTCGGCGTCGAGTTCCGGACGAACACGCCGGTGGCGCGACTCGAGTCCGACGGTCGACGCGTCACCGGTGCCGTCGTCGGCTCCGCGAGCGACCCCGAGGGGGCGGCTTCCGAGCGAATCGAGGCCGACGACTACGTCCTCGCCGTTCCCGTCGATGTCGCCCCGAAGTTGCTCACCCCCGACCTGACGCGAACCGCGCCCGCGCTCGGTCGGATCGAGCGCCTCGACACCGCCTGGATGAACGGGATCCAGTTCTACCTGACTGAGGACGTCGCGCTGTCGCGAGGCCACCAGGTCTACGCCGACGCCCCGTGGGCGCTGACGTCGATCTCGCAGCGCCAGTTCTGGTCGGAATCGGACTACGACCTCGAGGACCGCGCCGACGAGGTCGCGGGCGTCCTCTCGGTGATCGCCTCCGACTGGGAGACGCCGGGGGTCCTGTACGAGAAGCCGGCCAGACGGTGCAGCCGCGAGGAGATCGCCGCGGAGATCTGGGAACAGCTGAAGACCCACCTGAACGGTCCCGAGGAGCGGCTGCGGGACGACATGCTCGTCGACTGGTTCCTCGATCCGGCGATCGTCGAGACCACCGTCGCGTCTCCGACGCAACGGGACGACGGCGACGCCGTCGTTACCGGCGTCGAGAACCGCTCGCCGCTGTTGATCAACACCGTCGGCTCGCTGCGAAACCGACCGCCGGCCGACGTCGGCGTTCCGAACCTCGCGCTGGCCGGCGACTACGTCCGAACGAACTCAGATCTGGCTTCGATGGAGTCGGCCGACGAGGCCGGCCGCCGCGCGGCCAACGCCGTCCTCGAGCGTCGCGGCGTCCGCGCGTCACCGGCGCGGATCTGGGACCTCGAGGAACCCATCGTGTTCGACCCGCTCAAACGGGAGGATCGGGTTCGCTATCGGCTCGGGCTCCCCCATCCCGCGGCAGTGACGCAGTCGCTACGGACGGCCACGCGCGGGCTCGTCGGCGGTCGCTGA
- a CDS encoding cob(I)yrinic acid a,c-diamide adenosyltransferase → MSDERTPDSTVENTPGQGRTPEPERIEPAAPEEFGLVQVWWGDGKGKTTATLGMGMRAAGHGYRVHMLQFMKGGASSVDAVRGEYNAIAALPGLSYENLGHYGWHGMADGSDEEDHEAQARAGLERARELLEAAGEADLEAPIDLDAPPEAGMHMLLLDEILYAADRDLIGEDDVRELIDAKPDDLELVLSGSHTEPTYLEDRADLVTNVRKEKHPIDDGQRARRGTEF, encoded by the coding sequence ATGAGCGACGAGCGAACGCCCGATTCGACGGTCGAGAACACGCCGGGGCAGGGACGGACGCCCGAACCCGAACGGATCGAACCGGCAGCGCCCGAGGAGTTCGGGCTCGTACAGGTCTGGTGGGGCGACGGCAAGGGGAAGACGACGGCCACGCTCGGGATGGGGATGCGCGCCGCGGGCCACGGCTACCGCGTGCATATGCTCCAGTTCATGAAGGGCGGCGCCTCGAGCGTCGACGCCGTCCGCGGCGAGTACAACGCCATCGCGGCGCTCCCGGGACTCAGCTACGAGAACCTCGGCCACTACGGCTGGCACGGGATGGCCGACGGCAGCGACGAGGAAGACCACGAGGCGCAGGCCCGAGCCGGTCTCGAGCGCGCCCGCGAGCTACTCGAGGCGGCTGGGGAGGCCGACCTCGAGGCCCCGATCGATCTCGACGCGCCGCCGGAGGCGGGGATGCACATGCTGCTCCTCGACGAGATTCTCTACGCCGCGGATCGCGACCTGATCGGCGAAGACGACGTCCGCGAACTGATCGACGCGAAACCCGACGACCTCGAACTGGTACTGTCGGGGAGCCACACGGAGCCGACGTACCTCGAGGACCGGGCCGATCTCGTTACGAATGTTCGCAAAGAGAAACATCCGATCGACGACGGGCAGCGGGCCCGGCGCGGAACCGAATTCTGA
- a CDS encoding orc1/cdc6 family replication initiation protein — MSQFAFTPDDFPFQNRNALLDDYTPDEMVGRDDELEAYHTALQPAINESQPDNVFLYGKTGVGKTAATKFLLDRLESASEQHDVSISTHVVNCDGVDTSYRVAVELVNSFRDDKISETGHPRSKVYDLMWDSFDDHGGLFIIVLDEIDHLQDDSLLYQLSRARENDNISDARVSVVGISNDLTYRDTLSPKVRSSLCERSINFPAYTADELEEVLRQRQSIAFQEDILADGVIPLCAAFGAQESGDARKALDLLLKAGDIANEENAEMVREEHVRRGRSLLQQEEITSGILGLNMHEKILLYALASYVSSDDSPVRSRDLYRRYERFCTEAGHDSLTSRWMHDHLDELEMLGLIAVEKRNEGSTGGQYKTIELVQDLTAVLDALDETIESVGVHQAVRSTLDS; from the coding sequence ATGAGCCAATTCGCTTTCACACCTGACGACTTTCCGTTCCAGAATCGAAATGCTCTCTTGGACGATTATACTCCCGACGAGATGGTCGGACGAGACGACGAACTGGAGGCATATCACACTGCACTCCAACCGGCGATCAACGAAAGCCAACCTGATAACGTCTTTTTATATGGCAAAACCGGGGTGGGAAAGACTGCCGCTACCAAGTTTTTGCTTGATCGTCTTGAGTCGGCCAGCGAACAACACGATGTCTCGATCAGTACTCACGTCGTCAACTGTGACGGTGTCGATACCAGTTATCGGGTTGCCGTCGAACTCGTGAATTCCTTCCGTGACGATAAAATTAGCGAGACTGGTCATCCCCGCTCCAAAGTCTACGATCTCATGTGGGACTCGTTCGACGATCACGGCGGACTGTTCATCATCGTACTCGACGAAATCGACCATCTGCAGGACGATTCTTTGCTCTATCAACTCTCTCGAGCGCGAGAAAACGACAATATCAGTGATGCGCGAGTTAGCGTCGTCGGTATCAGTAACGATCTCACCTATCGGGACACGCTCTCACCGAAGGTCCGATCGAGTCTCTGTGAACGGAGTATTAATTTCCCCGCGTATACTGCCGACGAGTTGGAGGAAGTGTTGCGCCAACGCCAATCGATCGCGTTTCAAGAGGATATTCTCGCAGACGGCGTTATCCCTCTGTGTGCTGCGTTCGGTGCTCAGGAGTCCGGTGATGCGAGGAAAGCTCTTGATCTGCTTCTGAAAGCGGGAGACATTGCGAATGAAGAAAACGCTGAGATGGTTCGCGAGGAACACGTTCGTCGCGGTCGTAGTCTGCTCCAACAAGAGGAGATCACGAGTGGCATTTTGGGACTCAACATGCACGAGAAAATCCTACTGTATGCATTAGCGTCCTACGTTTCCTCAGATGACTCGCCCGTTCGCTCTCGTGATTTGTACCGACGGTACGAACGGTTTTGCACAGAAGCTGGTCACGATTCGTTGACGAGTCGATGGATGCACGATCATCTCGATGAACTCGAGATGCTCGGATTGATTGCCGTCGAAAAACGAAACGAGGGGAGTACTGGGGGCCAATACAAGACGATCGAGTTAGTTCAGGATTTGACCGCAGTACTCGATGCGTTGGATGAGACGATCGAATCGGTGGGCGTCCATCAGGCGGTACGGTCGACGTTGGATTCGTAA
- a CDS encoding 2,5-diamino-6-(ribosylamino)-4(3H)-pyrimidinone 5'-phosphate reductase, which translates to MHVVVNAATSADGKLSSRRREQLAISGEADFERVDRLRADSDAVVVGVGTVLADDPHLTVKDESLCERRLERGEPKQPARVVVDSRGRTPTDAAVLDDAATTYVCLSEAAPVGPRMDLADHAELVTAGDDRVDLLRAFAALEREGLERIMVEGGGELIFSLFEAGLVDELRLFVGPKVIGGRDAPTLADGEGFVEEFPSLSLERLERLDEGALLCWTVDS; encoded by the coding sequence ATGCACGTCGTCGTCAACGCCGCCACGAGCGCGGACGGCAAACTCTCCTCGCGCCGTCGCGAACAGCTCGCGATCAGCGGCGAGGCGGACTTCGAGCGCGTCGATCGACTCCGGGCCGACAGCGACGCCGTCGTCGTCGGCGTCGGTACCGTCCTCGCCGACGATCCGCATCTGACCGTCAAAGACGAGTCGCTGTGCGAGCGGCGACTCGAGCGAGGAGAGCCGAAACAGCCGGCCCGCGTCGTCGTCGACTCGCGGGGGCGTACCCCGACCGACGCCGCGGTGCTGGACGACGCGGCGACGACCTACGTCTGCCTGAGCGAGGCCGCTCCCGTCGGTCCGCGGATGGACCTGGCCGACCACGCGGAGCTCGTGACCGCGGGCGACGACCGGGTCGACCTCCTGCGGGCGTTCGCGGCCCTCGAGCGGGAAGGCCTCGAGCGAATCATGGTCGAGGGCGGCGGCGAACTCATCTTCTCGCTGTTCGAGGCCGGGCTGGTCGACGAGTTGCGGCTGTTCGTCGGGCCGAAAGTAATCGGCGGCCGCGACGCGCCGACGCTGGCCGACGGCGAGGGGTTCGTCGAGGAGTTTCCGTCGCTCAGTCTCGAGCGCCTCGAACGGTTGGACGAGGGAGCGTTGCTGTGCTGGACAGTGGACAGCTGA
- a CDS encoding plastocyanin/azurin family copper-binding protein gives MSRDDQRSRRTVLRLGGSTAVAALLAGCGGGGGPGGNGSEENQSGNGEEGANESAGGNETNESVGDNETNESEAGNETNETEGGNETNESEGGNESEGGNESEGGSSGALEPGEIGLGGQTQAWQGAIPDQIAGEENPTLTLQEGESYDIIWENMDGAGHNIQILNDSDEVVDDYETEIMSEEGETQTLTIDEVTSEMTQYVCEPHQATMSGDIEVQ, from the coding sequence ATGTCTCGAGACGATCAACGGTCACGACGGACGGTGCTCCGACTCGGCGGAAGTACGGCCGTAGCGGCCCTGCTCGCCGGCTGTGGCGGCGGCGGGGGTCCCGGTGGAAACGGCAGCGAGGAAAATCAGTCGGGCAACGGCGAGGAGGGGGCGAACGAGTCGGCGGGTGGCAACGAGACGAACGAGTCGGTGGGCGACAACGAGACAAACGAGTCGGAAGCCGGTAACGAAACGAACGAAACAGAGGGTGGCAACGAGACGAACGAATCAGAAGGTGGCAACGAATCGGAAGGCGGTAACGAGTCGGAAGGCGGCAGCAGCGGGGCGCTGGAACCCGGCGAGATCGGACTCGGCGGCCAGACGCAGGCCTGGCAGGGCGCCATCCCCGACCAGATCGCCGGCGAGGAGAACCCGACGCTCACCCTCCAGGAGGGCGAGTCCTACGATATCATCTGGGAGAACATGGACGGCGCCGGCCACAACATCCAGATCCTGAATGATAGCGACGAGGTCGTCGACGACTACGAGACCGAAATCATGTCGGAGGAAGGCGAGACCCAGACCCTCACGATCGACGAGGTCACGAGCGAGATGACCCAGTACGTCTGCGAGCCCCACCAGGCGACGATGAGCGGCGACATCGAAGTCCAGTAG
- a CDS encoding ZIP family metal transporter → MSTLGEVVMIATLAGAATGIGALPVYVTERISHRFYDAALGLAAGIMFGAAVFALVVPGLEFGSLWEVVAGVLLGSVFLLVANRLIPHIHLLITGEANGTYPPISGSEVELEAKPKSPPGEGKSDGGATDGTDARDEDAVPAPDDDLRQAILVGSAITIHNVPEGLAIGIAFAGGLEGVGIALAIAIAVQNVPDGFAMAIPASRTGLSKPKTILYTMLSGAVPEPAAAAIGFALVSVVTGLFPLAAGFAAGTMLAVIFREMIPASHGHGYADEATLTFVVGFVVMVVVDVGLAV, encoded by the coding sequence GTGAGCACGCTCGGGGAAGTCGTGATGATCGCAACGCTGGCCGGCGCGGCGACCGGAATCGGCGCACTACCGGTGTACGTGACCGAGCGGATCAGCCACCGCTTCTACGACGCCGCGCTCGGTCTCGCGGCCGGGATCATGTTCGGTGCGGCCGTCTTCGCGCTGGTCGTCCCCGGTCTCGAGTTCGGCTCGCTGTGGGAGGTCGTCGCCGGCGTCCTCCTGGGGAGCGTCTTCCTGCTGGTCGCGAACCGGCTCATTCCCCACATCCACCTGCTCATCACGGGCGAAGCGAACGGGACCTACCCGCCGATCTCGGGGTCGGAGGTCGAACTCGAGGCCAAGCCGAAGTCACCGCCCGGCGAGGGGAAATCCGACGGAGGGGCGACCGACGGTACCGACGCGCGCGACGAGGATGCCGTTCCCGCGCCGGACGACGACCTCCGGCAGGCGATCCTGGTCGGCAGTGCGATCACCATTCACAACGTCCCGGAGGGGCTGGCCATCGGTATCGCCTTCGCGGGCGGCCTCGAGGGCGTCGGGATCGCGCTCGCGATCGCGATCGCGGTCCAGAACGTCCCCGACGGCTTCGCGATGGCGATTCCGGCGAGTCGAACCGGGCTCTCGAAGCCGAAGACGATACTCTATACGATGCTCTCCGGTGCGGTTCCCGAACCGGCCGCGGCCGCGATCGGCTTCGCCCTCGTCTCGGTCGTCACCGGACTCTTCCCGCTGGCGGCCGGCTTCGCCGCCGGAACGATGCTCGCGGTCATCTTCCGGGAGATGATCCCCGCGAGCCACGGCCACGGCTACGCCGACGAGGCCACCCTGACGTTCGTCGTCGGATTCGTCGTGATGGTCGTCGTCGACGTCGGACTCGCCGTCTGA
- a CDS encoding enoyl-CoA hydratase-related protein, whose translation MSWETVELEWDGDVATLTVDRPEALNALNVETLEAMGEAITEAADEDARALIVTGAGDDAFIAGADIGYMQDLSSDEAQDWGALGHDVADALAAFPAPTIAAVNGYAFGGGCEMAIACDLRVASESAVIGNTEIDLGIIPGWGATQRLPELVGDETARRMIFLGERLDAESAAEAGIFGEVVADDALEETVDELASRIAAKPAVAMRAAKQALNQRHEGPQASGLEYEKRAFASLFGTPDQREGMEAFVEDREPEFE comes from the coding sequence ATGTCCTGGGAGACCGTCGAACTCGAGTGGGACGGCGACGTCGCGACGCTGACCGTGGATCGACCCGAGGCACTGAACGCCCTGAACGTCGAGACCCTCGAGGCGATGGGCGAGGCGATCACCGAAGCCGCGGACGAGGACGCCCGCGCCCTGATCGTGACCGGCGCCGGCGACGACGCGTTCATCGCCGGCGCGGACATCGGCTACATGCAGGACCTCTCGTCCGACGAGGCACAGGACTGGGGCGCCCTCGGCCACGACGTCGCCGACGCGCTGGCGGCGTTCCCGGCACCGACGATCGCCGCGGTCAACGGCTACGCGTTCGGCGGCGGCTGCGAGATGGCCATCGCCTGCGACCTGCGGGTCGCCAGCGAGTCGGCCGTGATCGGGAACACGGAGATCGATCTCGGCATCATCCCCGGCTGGGGCGCGACCCAGCGCCTGCCGGAACTCGTCGGCGACGAGACCGCCCGCCGGATGATCTTCCTCGGCGAGCGACTCGACGCCGAATCGGCCGCCGAGGCCGGGATTTTCGGCGAAGTGGTGGCGGACGACGCCCTCGAGGAGACCGTCGACGAGTTGGCCTCGCGAATCGCCGCGAAACCGGCCGTCGCAATGCGCGCCGCGAAACAGGCGCTCAACCAGCGCCACGAGGGGCCGCAGGCGAGCGGCCTCGAGTACGAGAAGCGAGCGTTCGCGAGTCTGTTCGGAACGCCGGATCAGCGCGAGGGGATGGAGGCGTTCGTGGAGGATCGAGAGCCGGAGTTCGAATAG
- a CDS encoding helix-turn-helix domain-containing protein yields the protein MSLEFSSSGDSPDLEGVAAVLDDADCREIIALLEAPKTVPEIAEAVDLPLSTTYRKLDRLTDAGLASETVGVREGRHHTSRYVASFDRIGISLDDEHEFRVDIGCSNDQSLGIWSNAREEF from the coding sequence ATGTCACTCGAGTTCTCATCGTCCGGCGATTCGCCCGATCTCGAGGGCGTCGCTGCCGTGCTGGACGATGCTGACTGTCGGGAGATCATCGCGCTTCTCGAGGCGCCGAAGACCGTTCCCGAGATCGCCGAAGCGGTCGATCTCCCGCTCTCGACGACCTATCGCAAACTCGATCGGCTGACCGACGCCGGACTCGCCAGCGAGACCGTCGGCGTTCGGGAGGGGCGCCACCACACGTCGCGGTACGTGGCGAGCTTCGATCGGATCGGGATCAGTCTCGACGACGAGCACGAGTTCCGCGTCGATATCGGCTGCTCGAACGACCAGTCGCTCGGCATCTGGTCGAATGCCCGCGAGGAGTTCTGA
- a CDS encoding GNAT family N-acetyltransferase has product MTVPVWKLTRTSFGRRVFDALADVGVMFSRLEQFTYAFDGSVPEIAVPDAISLRVDAPAAFSLSGRMNRPELSDRDRLVAAVANGRVVGVQPVTIDRPFPVEPLQRTIEFDGAYFWGLYVDPAWRRRGVATALVARALSFVAERTDRARVQTLVGSDNVPSKRLLTGVGFERTRVRSYYRLFGARHRGQRRV; this is encoded by the coding sequence ATGACAGTCCCCGTATGGAAACTCACTCGGACATCGTTCGGCCGCCGGGTGTTCGATGCGCTCGCGGATGTGGGGGTGATGTTCTCGCGACTCGAGCAGTTCACGTACGCGTTCGACGGTTCGGTACCGGAGATCGCCGTTCCCGATGCGATTTCCCTTCGCGTCGACGCGCCGGCGGCGTTCTCCCTTTCGGGCCGAATGAATCGACCGGAGCTCTCCGACCGAGACCGACTCGTCGCCGCGGTCGCGAACGGTCGCGTCGTCGGCGTCCAGCCCGTCACGATCGACCGTCCGTTCCCCGTCGAGCCGCTACAGCGAACGATCGAGTTCGACGGCGCGTACTTCTGGGGACTGTACGTCGATCCCGCGTGGCGCCGCCGGGGCGTCGCGACGGCGCTCGTCGCTCGAGCGCTCTCGTTCGTCGCCGAACGGACCGATCGGGCGCGCGTCCAGACGCTCGTCGGCAGCGACAACGTCCCGTCCAAGCGGCTGCTGACCGGTGTGGGATTCGAACGGACGCGCGTGC
- a CDS encoding CBS domain-containing protein produces the protein MSVGKLGPENVVTTSPDSTLEEATQTLDDENVGALVVTEDDEPIGMLTDRDAALAIHDRDDVGSAPVEEIMTEDPVTLEADDDPLAISEAIEEHNVRRFPIVDDDGELAGIATLDDLIATIGEELDNVADTIEAQSPDYSP, from the coding sequence ATGTCCGTCGGCAAACTCGGCCCCGAAAACGTCGTCACGACCAGCCCAGACAGCACCCTCGAGGAGGCCACGCAGACGCTCGACGACGAGAACGTCGGCGCGCTCGTCGTCACCGAAGACGACGAGCCGATCGGGATGCTCACCGACCGCGACGCCGCGCTCGCGATCCACGACCGCGACGACGTCGGCTCGGCCCCGGTCGAGGAGATTATGACGGAAGACCCGGTGACACTCGAAGCGGACGACGATCCGCTCGCGATCTCGGAAGCGATCGAGGAACACAACGTGCGCCGGTTCCCGATCGTCGACGACGACGGCGAACTGGCCGGAATCGCGACGCTGGACGACCTGATCGCGACGATCGGCGAGGAACTCGACAACGTCGCCGACACGATCGAAGCCCAGTCGCCCGACTACAGTCCGTAG
- a CDS encoding FAD-dependent oxidoreductase, giving the protein MNSRPAHPDVLVVGGGATGTGLARDLALRGVDVTLAERDGLSAGASGRSHGLLHSGARYAESDPEGARECLEENRILRDIGGACVRETRGLFVQLADDDPHYFEAKRAACEDVGIPVDVIDGETARDAVPGLAEEVERAMWVPDAVVVPSRLVAANAAAARDRGAEILPHAPVTDMTVENGRIASVSLGGDARKTVEPTYVVNATGAHAGRIAAMAGVTVPMRPTRGVMVSIDYDGLEPVLNRCRDPADGDIIVPHADEAVLGTTSVPVDDPDDYERADWEIEQTVAECATILPAVAEADQVRTWWGVRPLYEPEESARGGGRGISRGFHLLDHAADGNEESSPPALGSDGVENFASIVGGKLTTYRRMAEATADLVCDRLGVDGESTTATTELPGESDPSTLDEYVREFDGQGPTDADLVGTGR; this is encoded by the coding sequence ATGAACAGTCGACCGGCCCATCCGGACGTCCTCGTCGTCGGCGGCGGGGCGACCGGCACGGGACTCGCCAGGGACCTCGCACTGCGGGGCGTAGACGTGACGCTGGCCGAACGCGACGGGCTCTCGGCGGGCGCCTCCGGGCGCTCCCACGGCCTGCTGCACAGCGGCGCTCGGTACGCCGAGAGCGATCCCGAGGGCGCCCGCGAGTGCCTCGAGGAGAACCGAATCCTCCGCGATATCGGCGGCGCGTGCGTCCGGGAGACCCGCGGACTGTTCGTCCAGCTGGCCGACGACGATCCGCACTACTTCGAGGCGAAGCGCGCGGCCTGCGAGGACGTCGGAATCCCGGTCGACGTGATCGACGGCGAGACGGCTCGAGACGCGGTTCCCGGTCTCGCCGAGGAAGTCGAGCGCGCGATGTGGGTCCCCGACGCGGTCGTCGTCCCGTCGCGGCTGGTCGCGGCCAACGCGGCGGCCGCACGCGACCGCGGCGCCGAGATCCTGCCGCACGCGCCCGTCACGGACATGACCGTCGAAAACGGCCGCATCGCGTCGGTCTCCCTCGGAGGCGACGCCCGGAAGACCGTCGAACCGACGTACGTCGTGAACGCCACCGGCGCCCACGCCGGCCGAATCGCGGCGATGGCCGGCGTCACCGTCCCGATGCGTCCGACGCGGGGCGTCATGGTCTCGATCGATTACGACGGCCTCGAGCCCGTTCTCAACCGCTGTCGCGATCCGGCCGACGGCGATATCATCGTTCCCCACGCCGACGAGGCCGTGCTGGGAACGACGAGCGTCCCGGTCGACGACCCGGACGACTACGAGCGCGCCGACTGGGAGATCGAGCAGACGGTCGCCGAGTGCGCGACGATCCTCCCGGCCGTCGCCGAGGCGGACCAGGTCCGGACGTGGTGGGGCGTGCGCCCGCTGTACGAGCCCGAAGAGTCGGCTCGCGGCGGCGGACGCGGAATTTCGCGCGGCTTTCACCTGCTCGACCACGCCGCCGACGGGAACGAAGAATCGTCCCCGCCGGCGCTGGGGTCCGACGGCGTCGAGAACTTCGCCAGCATCGTCGGCGGAAAGCTGACGACCTATCGTCGGATGGCCGAGGCGACCGCGGATCTCGTCTGTGATCGACTGGGCGTCGACGGCGAGTCGACCACGGCGACGACCGAACTCCCGGGCGAGTCGGATCCGTCGACGCTCGACGAGTACGTCCGCGAGTTCGACGGACAGGGGCCGACGGACGCGGATCTCGTCGGTACCGGACGCTGA